The proteins below are encoded in one region of Candidatus Bathyarchaeota archaeon A05DMB-5:
- a CDS encoding MBL fold metallo-hydrolase yields MHVSKIEEHLYLIDVETGGIENFVASYVLKGKQTVIIETGPTSSIPNLLSALKELNVKPEQVAYVAVSHIHLDHGGGAGALLRHLPKAKVVVHPRGAPHLVNPEKLWQQSRQVLGNITEIYGPPEPVPEERIIAANDGMILDVGNDVKLKVIETLGHASHHLSYYEPLTEGIFPGDAAGIYLNKIGVIVPTTPSPFRLDIALASLDKLINLKPKVLYYSHFGKAENAMEKLQTYVNQLKLWARIAKQGLENGEDLADISKRILESDEAIRKARDYIQSHAVLSETVLGESVQGVVDFVEKFKQIP; encoded by the coding sequence ATGCACGTAAGCAAAATTGAAGAACACCTTTACCTAATCGATGTCGAAACCGGCGGAATCGAAAATTTCGTTGCTAGCTACGTCTTAAAAGGAAAACAAACAGTCATCATTGAAACAGGTCCAACCTCTTCCATACCTAACCTGCTTTCAGCCCTTAAAGAATTAAACGTAAAACCCGAACAAGTAGCGTATGTAGCAGTTTCGCACATTCACCTCGACCATGGCGGAGGCGCAGGTGCACTGTTAAGGCACCTACCTAAAGCAAAAGTTGTCGTTCATCCGAGAGGCGCACCACATTTAGTGAATCCAGAAAAACTTTGGCAACAATCAAGACAAGTTCTCGGAAACATAACTGAAATTTATGGACCACCAGAACCTGTTCCTGAAGAGAGAATCATCGCAGCAAATGATGGCATGATTCTCGACGTTGGAAACGATGTCAAATTGAAGGTCATAGAAACTTTGGGACACGCTTCGCATCATTTAAGCTATTATGAACCGTTAACTGAAGGTATTTTTCCCGGAGACGCAGCAGGAATTTACCTAAACAAGATTGGTGTGATTGTGCCCACAACTCCGTCACCCTTCCGTTTAGACATTGCTTTGGCATCCTTGGATAAACTAATCAATCTAAAACCTAAAGTTTTGTATTATAGCCATTTTGGCAAAGCAGAAAATGCCATGGAAAAGCTTCAAACCTACGTGAATCAGCTTAAGCTTTGGGCGAGGATTGCGAAGCAAGGTTTAGAAAACGGAGAAGACTTGGCTGATATAAGCAAAAGGATACTTGAAAGTGATGAAGCGATTAGAAAAGCTAGGGATTACATTCAATCACATGCTGTTTTGAGTGAAACTGTGCTTGGCGAAAGTGTGCAAGGCGTTGTTGATTTTGTGGAGAAGTTTAAGCAAATTCCATAA
- a CDS encoding RtcB family protein — protein MEEGEGRAPSEKVPLEKLDSYMWRIPKYKPGMRVPGVIFADKNLLEKMQTDRTLEQCANVAHLPGIYKYSITLPDGHEGYGFPIGGVAATDYDEGVISPGGVGYDINCGVRLLTTNLSEEDIRPKLADLSNTIFENVPCGLGSRRKDLKVTAHDLDRLVVEGVQWVIDQGLGWHEDTEHCEERGCMKNANPDKVSTTAKNRGLTQIGTLGSGNHFLEIQKIDKIYDSAIAKTFGITHEGQVTAMIHCGSRGFGHQICSDYLRVMERAVHKYKIVLPDRELACAPGNSNEAEDYYQAMACAVNYAFANRQAIMHWVRQSFQQVFRQDPEKFGLKLVYDVAHNIAKIENHKVNGDQKKVWVHRKGATRAFPPMHPEIPSDYRSAGQPVLIPGSMGTSSWLLVGTEKAMQLSFGSTAHGAGRMLSRNAAKRRFWGGDIKKALEQRGIFVRAASSVVLAEEADPAYKNVDVVADVSDKVGIATKVARIVPLAVVKG, from the coding sequence ATGGAAGAAGGAGAAGGCCGTGCTCCTTCAGAAAAAGTTCCACTCGAAAAACTAGACAGTTACATGTGGCGAATCCCAAAATACAAACCAGGCATGCGCGTCCCAGGCGTTATTTTCGCAGATAAAAACCTACTCGAGAAAATGCAGACAGACCGCACACTAGAACAATGCGCAAACGTTGCACATTTACCAGGAATTTACAAGTATTCCATAACTTTACCAGACGGTCATGAAGGCTACGGTTTCCCAATAGGCGGTGTTGCCGCAACCGACTATGATGAAGGCGTCATCAGTCCAGGCGGTGTAGGCTACGACATAAACTGTGGAGTACGTTTGTTAACCACGAATCTTTCAGAAGAGGACATAAGACCGAAACTTGCCGACTTATCAAACACCATCTTTGAGAATGTGCCTTGCGGACTTGGAAGCCGCAGAAAAGACCTCAAAGTGACGGCACATGATTTGGATAGGCTGGTTGTTGAGGGTGTCCAATGGGTTATTGATCAAGGTTTAGGTTGGCATGAGGACACTGAGCATTGTGAAGAACGCGGATGCATGAAAAACGCGAATCCAGACAAAGTTTCAACGACAGCCAAAAACAGAGGACTAACACAAATCGGCACGTTAGGTTCAGGAAACCACTTTCTCGAAATCCAGAAAATCGACAAAATCTACGATTCTGCAATAGCCAAAACTTTTGGAATTACGCATGAAGGTCAAGTAACAGCAATGATTCACTGTGGTTCTAGGGGTTTTGGTCATCAAATATGTTCAGATTATCTGCGAGTTATGGAAAGAGCCGTTCACAAATACAAAATTGTTCTGCCAGACCGAGAACTTGCTTGCGCACCGGGAAACAGCAATGAAGCCGAAGATTATTACCAAGCAATGGCTTGTGCTGTGAATTATGCGTTTGCTAATCGTCAAGCTATAATGCATTGGGTTAGACAGAGTTTCCAACAAGTCTTTAGGCAAGACCCGGAAAAGTTTGGGCTCAAACTTGTTTACGACGTAGCCCACAATATTGCAAAAATAGAAAACCACAAGGTTAATGGAGACCAAAAGAAAGTTTGGGTTCACAGAAAAGGCGCAACCAGAGCTTTTCCACCCATGCATCCAGAAATTCCGTCAGATTACCGTTCCGCTGGGCAACCCGTGCTTATTCCTGGCAGCATGGGAACAAGTTCTTGGCTTCTGGTCGGCACAGAAAAGGCTATGCAATTAAGTTTCGGTTCTACAGCGCATGGTGCGGGAAGAATGCTAAGTCGGAACGCTGCCAAACGACGATTCTGGGGTGGCGACATCAAAAAGGCTTTGGAACAACGTGGAATCTTTGTTAGAGCTGCAAGTTCGGTGGTTTTGGCTGAAGAAGCAGATCCAGCTTACAAGAATGTGGATGTGGTTGCTGATGTCAGCGACAAAGTTGGAATTGCAACGAAAGTTGCAAGGATTGTTCCTTTGGCGGTTGTGAAGGGCTGA